A single window of Gossypium hirsutum isolate 1008001.06 chromosome A10, Gossypium_hirsutum_v2.1, whole genome shotgun sequence DNA harbors:
- the LOC107934189 gene encoding uncharacterized protein: MEVLRHFSHEHPLIFNEERSHESEVYCNACGELVLGPRFSCMECGFHLDKNCAEAPDVMNHPFHRNHNLELKASSPYDEGSPLCGFCNNICWNFLYHCSCNFDFHTKCAFLSYKVLKNDFRELQHLVPIISSEGHSRELEKAQCVACQKSLLDSVYISPDYGFHLHKKCLELPREINHPCHRHHSLFLQFNSDHLPCQICQETQHEGLVYCCSICKFVLHTGCVSPPPIIEDPSTHEHPFTRCLKNQSFNCDACGTLGNYVSYNCLTCSLMVHKKCITLPRFIKSIWHDHPISHNYFVVDNECTTRDCGFCHEDVNMESGSYYCSKCKFIIHVNCALQDARWYYKIESKDTVNAMSAVGALDPSFFVTKMTKIGEEIINAEIKHFSHQHNLVLTDEVKDRMYCDGCSQLILTSFYGCLECDFFLHKYCAKLPKKKQVISLYHQDPLSLIPHCIFKCALCRFMRSGFAYKCEVYMCNDLICVRCAEIHLPYKSQGHKHPIHFYPQLNGLSCNACGGSTDGVSIYGCKTCSFAVHYQCILAPQIAWHKWDKHFLTLRYHEDNDYSRYHHCDICEEKRSPNTWFYHCAICDNSAHLHCVLGDYPFIKRGRTFITNDHQHTLISVQKAHHPKCCKCGEPCFDLALECLKEECKYISHWMCNSNYKILWKDSKNLV; this comes from the coding sequence ATGGAAGTTCTTCGACATTTTAGCCATGAGCATCCTCTGATTTTCAATGAAGAGAGAAGCCATGAAAGTGAGGTTTATTGCAATGCCTGTGGAGAGCTAGTGTTAGGTCCAAGGTTTAGCTGCATGGAATGTGGGTTTCATCTCGACAAGAATTGCGCCGAGGCACCTGATGTGATGAATCATCCCTTTCATCGCAACCATAACCTTGAGCTTAAGGCAAGCTCTCCGTATGATGAAGGTAGCCCTCTCTGTGGTTTCTGCAATAATATATGTTGGAATTTTCTTTATCATTGTTCTTGTAATTTCGACTTTCACACCAAATGTGCTTTTCTTTCATACAAAGTTCTTAAAAATGACTTTAGAGAGCTTCAACACCTCGTCCCAATAATCTCTTCTGAAGGCCATTCACGAGAACTTGAAAAAGCTCAATGTGTTGCATGTCAAAAGTCCTTACTAGATTCTGTTTACATCTCTCCTGATTATGGATTTCACCTACATAAGAAATGCCTTGAGTTACCCCGTGAAATCAATCACCCTTGCCACCGCCACCATTCTTTATTCTTACAATTTAACAGTGACCATCTCCCTTGCCAAATATGCCAAGAAACCCAACATGAAGGGCTGGTTTATTGCTGTTCAATTTGCAAGTTCGTCCTTCACACTGGATGTGTTTCACCACCACCCATTATTGAGGATCCAAGTACTCATGAACATCCATTCACAAGGTGTTTAAAAAACCAGTCATTCAACTGTGATGCATGTGGCACTTTAGGAAACTATGTTTCTTATAATTGCTTGACATGTAGTTTAATGGTCCATAAGAAATGCATTACATTGCCACGCTTCATCAAAAGCATATGGCATGACCATCCCATTTCTCATAATTACTTTGTGGTAGACAATGAGTGTACAACACGTGATTGTGGATTTTGTCACGAGGATGTGAACATGGAGAGCGGGAGTTACTATTGTTCTAAGTGCAAGTTCATTATCCATGTGAACTGTGCACTACAGGATGCTCGATGGTACTACAAAATTGAGTCAAAAGATACGGTTAATGCAATGTCGGCCGTCGGTGCTTTAGATCCAAGCTTTTTCGTTactaaaatgactaaaattgGAGAAGAAATTATAAATGCAGAGATAAAACATTTCAGTCATCAACATAATTTAGTACTTACTGATGAAGTTAAGGATCGTATGTATTGCGATGGCTGCAGTCAACTCATCCTGACTTCCTTTTATGGTTGTTTGGAATGTGACTTCTTTCTCCACAAATATTGTGCCAAGTTACCTAAAAAGAAGCAAGTTATTTCTCTCTACCACCAAGATCCCCTTAGCCTTATTCCACATTGCATTTTCAAATGTGCACTTTGTCGTTTCATGCGTAGTGGTTTTGCCTACAAATGTGAGGTTTATATGTGTAATGACCTTATATGTGTTAGGTGTGCTGAAATTCATTTGCCCTACAAAAGTCAAGGACATAAGCACCCTATTCACTTTTACCCCCAACTTAATGGGCTCTCCTGTAATGCTTGTGGCGGTAGTACTGATGGTGTTTCAATTTATGGATGCAAGACTTGCAGTTTTGCGGTGCATTATCAATGTATTTTGGCACCACAAATAGCTTGGCACAAATGGGACAAACATTTTCTTACTCTTAGATACCATGAAGATAATGATTATTCAAGATATCATCATTGTGATATCTGTGAAGAAAAAAGAAGCCCCAATACTTGGTTTTACCATTGTGCAATTTGTGACAACTCGGCACACCTCCATTGTGTTCTTGGGGATTACCCATTTATCAAGCGTGGGAGAACCTTCATAACAAACGACCACCAGCACACTCTCATATCTGTGCAGAAGGCTCATCATCCTAAATGTTGCAAATGTGGTGAACCCTGCTTTGATTTAGCTCTTGAATGTTTGAAGGAAGAATGCAAATACATTAGCCATTGGATGTGCAACTCAAACTACAAGATCCTTTGGAAAGACTCGAAAAATCTTGTTTGA
- the LOC107934193 gene encoding SAC3 family protein A: MMNQAANTQTLASVDPNAVENRYVVNANQGQTSLYVPSTTGSEAASWNMYRVENHSAESESFSNSTYHHVQHSEPSSRTVQDGSNATSLATSSSLGGTNTQPDYGGYTSYSNSAGTYSHGSAGYQGYYSGYQQQPNPSYSQPVGAYQNTGAPYQPISSFQNTGSYAGPTSYSSTYYNPGDYQTAGGYPSSSYTHQTTTWNGSNYANYTTQQYSNYTQDSSGAYAAGNAGANSLHYQQHYKQWADYYNQTEVSCAPGTENLSVASTSTQLPQVSQVPGVSGGYPTSNSQAPTTFAPPWRPESSSTQTPLLQPGATVTGAYDSYRTHGAPSFQNQHPSPVQPHFVKPLESKSSYGNFQEQQKTACPQLPNLQYPVAQQAPQNYQPPMQTVQSLETQRVSKLQIQTNPRIASNLPLGLPKLDKEGPNNSAIAKPAYISVSLPKSSEKVLSNDAADTVLKAGVFPKSLKSYVQRALALCKDEKQSAACQEIMKEIITKATSDGTIHTRDWDAEPLFPIPNTDMTDKNNSQNSTPVSLFSKYKKSPTRRTKSRWEPLEEKSVDKLGSLNNYAAKYSSRVPLDEKDRKPIGASSEGKTDVMKKIRFPQMEQKSASKTVQRQAKRQRLADASAADNGDASSDSDKEQNLTAYYSGAIALANTPEERKRRENRSKRFEKVQGNRAESNHFKAKNAGTGNLYARRTTALVLSKSFEDGGNRAVEDIDWDALTVRGTCQEIEKRYLRLTSAPDPSTVRPEEVLEKALLMVQNSQKNYFYKCDQLKSIRQDLTVQRIRNHLTVKVYEAHARFALEVGDLPEYNQCQSQLKILYAEGIEGCHMEFAAYNLLCVIMHSNNNRDLLSSMSRLSAEAKKDQAVQHALAVRSAVTSGNYVLFFRLYKTAPNLNSCLMDLYVEKMRYKAVSCMSRSYRPQVPVSYIAQVLGFSSGVLTNEGSDEKESDGLEDCVDWLKTHGACLVVDSNGEMQLDAKASSSTLYMPDPEDAVAHGDSSLAVNDFLTRTSS, translated from the exons aACCGGTATGTTGTTAATGCAAATCAAGGGCAGACGTCTTTATATGTTCCCTCAACAACTGGTTCAGAAGCTGCATCATGGAACATGTATAGGGTAGAAAACCACTCTGCAGAAAGTGAAAGTTTTTCAAATTCCACTTACCACCATGTGCAGCACAGCGAGCCATCCTCGAGAACCGTTCAGGATGGGTCTAATGCAACATCTCTTGCCACTTCATCGAGCTTAGGAGGAACAAATACACAACCAGACTATGGTGGCTATACTTCATACTCAAATTCTGCTGGTACTTATTCACATGGGAGCGCAGGTTACCAAGGTTACTATAGTGGTTATCAGCAACAACCTAACCCCTCTTACTCTCAGCCAGTAGGAGCATATCAAAACACAGGTGCTCCATATCAGCCTATTTCCTCATTTCAGAATACAGGGTCTTATGCTGGGCCTACAAGTTATTCAAGCACTTACTACAATCCTGGTGATTATCAGACAGCTGGAGGTTACCCAAGCAGCAGTTACACTCATCAGACTACTACATGGAATGGGAGCAATTATGCAAATTATACTACTCAGCAGTATTCAAACTACACTCAAGATTCAAGTGGGGCTTATGCCGCTGGTAATGCAGGTGCAAATTCTTTGCATTATCAGCAGCACTACAAGCAATGGGCTGATTATTACAATCAAACGGAAGTTAGTTGTGCCCCTGGAACAGAAAATTTGTCTGTTGCTAGTACATCCACTCAACTGCCTCAGGTGTCTCAGGTTCCTGGTGTTAGTGGTGGATATCCCACTTCAAACAGCCAAGCCCCCACAACTTTTGCTCCACCTTGGAGGCCAGAGTCCAGTTCAACTCAAACACCATTGTTGCAG CCTGGTGCAACTGTCACTGGTGCTTATGATAGTTACCGCACACATGGGGCTCCAAGTTTTCAAAATCAGCATCCTAGTCCTGTACAGCCACATTTTGTGAAGCCTTTGGAATCCAAATCTTCATATGGTAACTTTCAGGAACAACAAAAAACTGCTTGCCCTCAACTTCCCAATTTACAGTATCCTGTGGCTCAGCAGGCACCTCAAAATTACCAACCACCTATGCAAACCGTTCAATCATTAGAGACACAAAGGGTAAGCAAACTACAGATTCAAACAAATCCCAGAATTGCCTCTAATTTGCCATTAGGTTTACCAAAATTGGACAAAGAAGGCCCCAACAACAGTGCAATAGCAAAACCTGCTTATATAAGCGTTTCCCTGCCAAAATCCAGTGAAAAAGTGTTGTCCAATGATGCAGCTGATACTGTACTTAAG GCTGGTGTGTTCCCAAAATCATTAAAGAGTTATGTTCAAAGGGCATTGGCTCTATGTAAGGATGAAAAGCAATCGGCAGCTTGCCAGGAAATCATGAAGGAG ATAATTACCAAGGCAACTAGTGATGGAACAATTCATACACGAGACTGGGATGCCGAGCCTCTCTTTCCAATACCAAATACAGATATGACTGATAAGAA CAATTCACAGAATTCAACCCCTGTTTCTTTATTTTCAAAGTACAAGAAGAGTCCAACTAGACGGACCAAGAGCAGGTGGGAGCCTTTAGAGGAGAAATCAGTTGACAAATTGGGTTCTCTCAACAATTATGCTGCAAAATATAGTAGCCGAGTTCCTCTTGATGAAAAGGACAGAAAG CCCATAGGAGCAAGTTCTGAGGGGAAGACTGATGTTATGAAAAAGATTAGGTTTCCACAGATGGAGCAGAAATCTGCTAGTAAAACTGTTCAAAGACAAGCAAAGAGGCAGCGTCTTGCTGATGCTAGTGCTGCTGATAATGGTGATGCATCTAGTGATAGTGACAAGGAACAAAATTTAACAGCATATTATTCTGGTGCTATTGCACTAGCTAATACCCCAGAGGAAAGAAAGAGACGTGAAAATCGTTCTAAGCGTTTTGAGAAAGTGCAAGGAAATCGAGCAGAAAGTAATCACTTTAAGGCCAAAAATGCGGGCACTGGAAATCTATATGCTAGAAGGACTACTGCTTTGGTGCTTAGCAAGAGTTTTGAAGATGGTGGCAACAGGGCTGTTGAAGACATTGACTGGGATGCACTAACTGTGAGAGGAACATGCCAGGAAATAGAGAAACGATACTTGCGTCTTACTTCTGCTCCAGATCCCTCCACT GTAAGACCAGAAGAAGTTCTGGAAAAAGCTCTGCTTATGGTTCAAAATTCCCAAAAGAACTACTTTTATAAGTGTGATCAGTTGAAGTCTATTCGCCAAGACTTAACTGTCCAAAGAATTCGTAACCATCTAACAGTAAAG GTTTATGAAGCTCATGCTCGATTTGCTTTGGAAGTTGGGGACCTGCCAGAGTATAATCAG TGCCAATCACAGCTGAAAATCCTTTATGCTGAAGGAATCGAGGGTTGCCATATGGAGTTTGCTGCTTATAATTTACTTTGTGTTATAATGCACTCAAATAACAACAGAGATCTTTTATCATCAATGTCACG GTTATCTGCTGAAGCAAAGAAGGATCAAGCTGTTCAGCATGCACTTGCAGTTCGGTCAGCAGTGACTTCAGGAAATTATGTCTTGTTCTTTAGATTATACAAAACGGCACCTAACTTGAACTCCTGCCTTATGG ATCTTTATGTTGAGAAAATGAGATATAAGGCTGTAAGCTGTATGTCTCGTTCTTATCGTCCTCAAGTACCTGTTTCGTACATTGCTCAGGTGCTGGGCTTCAGCAGTGGTGTGCTTACAAATGAAGGAAGTGACGAGAAAGAGTCGGATGGATTGGAGGACTGTGTTGACTGGTTAAAGACACACGGTGCATGCCTTGTTGTGGATAGTAATGGAGAGATGCAGCTTGATGCTAAG GCATCATCTTCAACTCTCTACATGCCGGACCCTGAAGATGCTGTAGCCCATGGCGATTCCAGTCTGGCAGTTAACGATTTTCTGACACGGACATCATCGTAG